In a single window of the Zestosphaera sp. genome:
- a CDS encoding TatD family hydrolase — MLLVSDAHAHVSPSGLGGEVVVRRFKDSGGWFIALVSLPPSHYGFSTGLDGIIKSFETHVIECSKARKEGVKVACLAGIHPAYVDELVRIAGSHRTDKVLQILGKALEHLKKLRLEGKIDGLGEFGRPHYKTLPESVVVNEIVLIKALEICRDTDSLIHIHTEQGGLATIASVDYLARLAKIPKNKVVFHHATTFLAKTAEEFEYSMTVLGREDLLTNTLESGITKALVESDFIDDPRRPGAVMYPWDISKEVEKLLSKREDYEEVLTKYLIDNVVSLYGVSPP, encoded by the coding sequence GTGTTATTAGTCTCTGACGCGCACGCGCATGTATCGCCTTCAGGCTTGGGCGGTGAGGTAGTTGTCAGGAGATTCAAAGATTCTGGTGGGTGGTTTATAGCTTTAGTATCTCTCCCACCTAGCCATTACGGCTTCAGCACGGGCTTAGATGGTATTATTAAGTCTTTCGAGACACACGTGATTGAGTGTAGTAAGGCTAGGAAGGAGGGTGTTAAAGTAGCTTGCTTAGCAGGGATTCACCCAGCATACGTAGATGAGTTAGTTAGGATTGCTGGTTCTCACAGAACAGACAAGGTCTTACAAATTTTAGGGAAGGCTTTAGAGCATCTTAAGAAGCTGAGGCTTGAGGGTAAGATAGACGGGCTGGGAGAGTTCGGGCGTCCACACTACAAGACTCTGCCAGAATCTGTAGTAGTTAACGAGATCGTGTTGATAAAGGCTCTAGAGATATGTAGAGATACAGACTCACTCATCCACATACATACAGAGCAAGGAGGACTAGCAACTATAGCTTCCGTAGATTACCTAGCGAGACTTGCTAAGATACCTAAGAACAAGGTAGTATTCCATCATGCAACCACATTCCTAGCAAAGACTGCGGAAGAGTTTGAGTACTCGATGACTGTCTTAGGACGTGAAGACCTCCTCACAAACACACTAGAGTCAGGAATTACTAAAGCTCTGGTAGAAAGTGACTTCATAGACGACCCTAGAAGACCTGGAGCAGTAATGTATCCCTGGGACATAAGTAAAGAAGTAGAAAAACTACTGAGTAAGAGAGAAGACTACGAGGAAGTCTTAACGAAATACTTGATAGATAATGTCGTGTCACTTTACGGTGTCTCCCCGCCATAA
- a CDS encoding sodium:solute symporter family protein, which yields MAGRRLGVLLAAATLAATHYGGGFVLGGASWGATYGLGGFWYGAACGLGLALLGITFAKLSRALALYTVPELLRMRYRGYSVQAISALLSLLALVGIIGAQVWAAGAVFEAMGLPGLWGSILATIIFIAYTAISGLWAVTLTDFIQIILGTIGVVIAAALALVSVGGFAGIEGRLSELYSAGVISSPPSEYFNIFSPGAAVIVLTVVATVMYTLIGQDFYQRLFASKDEKVAVRASLLSGIFLIVVSFIPAIAGMAALALSPSPGEILKTPRIAIPHLILVMLGPIVGAIFIAAILAAVMSTADSLLLAATSHVVRDFYYRFNPRITDRQMLKLSIIVTIIVGVFSLAAALTVRGIIELLIYSYDLYTSGVFVPLVLGLLWKRATKEGAVAGMIAGFIASLAGIMGFIPAEIYEIIYVWGALVSFIVMIVVSLITKPTQPEEQLAKLLKWG from the coding sequence CTGGCTGGCAGGAGGCTTGGAGTTTTGCTGGCTGCCGCTACGCTTGCGGCAACACACTATGGTGGCGGGTTTGTCCTTGGTGGTGCGTCGTGGGGCGCGACGTACGGGCTTGGCGGGTTCTGGTATGGAGCCGCATGTGGGCTTGGGTTAGCGCTACTCGGAATTACGTTCGCTAAACTCTCAAGAGCTCTCGCATTATACACGGTGCCTGAATTACTACGAATGAGATACCGCGGGTACTCAGTTCAAGCAATATCTGCATTGCTATCTCTCTTAGCACTTGTTGGTATTATAGGAGCGCAGGTGTGGGCTGCTGGAGCAGTCTTTGAAGCTATGGGGTTGCCTGGACTCTGGGGGTCAATTCTCGCTACTATAATATTCATAGCCTATACCGCCATATCAGGTCTCTGGGCAGTAACTCTTACTGACTTCATCCAGATAATCTTGGGAACTATCGGTGTCGTAATAGCTGCCGCGCTCGCTTTAGTAAGTGTGGGCGGCTTTGCGGGCATTGAAGGCAGGCTCAGCGAATTGTACTCAGCTGGCGTAATCAGTAGTCCGCCAAGCGAATACTTCAATATATTCTCGCCAGGAGCTGCAGTCATAGTTCTCACAGTTGTTGCTACAGTCATGTACACGTTGATAGGGCAGGACTTCTATCAGAGACTCTTCGCCTCAAAAGACGAGAAAGTAGCTGTTAGGGCTTCATTACTTTCAGGAATCTTTCTAATCGTAGTTTCGTTTATACCAGCTATTGCTGGCATGGCAGCGCTAGCTCTCTCGCCAAGCCCGGGAGAGATCCTCAAAACTCCGAGGATTGCGATCCCACACTTGATTCTAGTTATGTTAGGTCCTATAGTCGGCGCCATATTCATAGCGGCTATACTTGCCGCTGTTATGTCGACTGCAGATTCGCTCCTGTTAGCGGCTACCTCACATGTTGTCAGGGACTTCTACTACAGATTCAACCCAAGAATTACTGACAGGCAGATGTTGAAGCTCTCCATAATAGTAACGATTATAGTTGGCGTGTTCTCACTGGCGGCCGCATTGACTGTGCGGGGAATCATCGAGTTACTGATTTACTCTTACGACCTCTATACTTCCGGAGTCTTCGTGCCATTAGTACTTGGTCTCTTATGGAAGCGTGCTACAAAAGAAGGGGCTGTCGCGGGCATGATAGCGGGCTTCATAGCATCACTAGCAGGTATAATGGGCTTCATACCTGCGGAGATATATGAGATTATTTATGTCTGGGGTGCTCTAGTCTCATTTATAGTAATGATCGTAGTCAGCCTGATCACTAAACCCACCCAGCCTGAGGAGCAATTAGCAAAACTGCTTAAATGGGGTTAA
- a CDS encoding CDC48 family AAA ATPase, which produces MMYSKSREVMVRVAEASKNDAFRGKVRIPSKILNSIGAEEGDAIEIIGRRSTVAIAWPALPEDDEKDIIRMDGIIRKNAGVSIGDRVIIRRVEVKPALSVKLALTDSSSQISGGESTLKMIKRRLLNYALVEGDLVPFQLLGSVIFLQVISTRPAGPVLVDESTRLVLINKPAQTLRMMRVTYEDVGGMKEVVERVRELIELPLKHPELFRKLGIEPPKGVLLYGPPGCGKTLLAKAVATEADAYFIAINGPEIMSKYYGESEQRLREIFEEARKNAPAIIFIDEIDSIAPKREEVIGEVEKRVVAQLLTLMDGLEGRGDVIVIGATNRIEAVDPALRRPGRFDREIEIPMPNKQGRLEILQIHTRNVPLAEDANLAKLAEITHGFTGADLAALVKEAALNAIKRVLNGVNIDEDIPPEVYNNLVVNMNDLINALKAVHPSGLRELYVEVPEVRWSDIGGLEDVKQELRETVEWPLKNPASYERLGVEPPRGILLYGPPGCGKTLLAKAVATESGANFIAIKGPEILSKWVGESEKAIREIFRKARQVAPAIIFFDEIDSIAPLRGFSGDSYVSERVVSQLLTEMDSIEKIKNVIVIAATNRPDLVDPALLRPGRLDKLIYVPQPDIKARLEILKVLTRRTPLSPEVSLEEIAKKTEGYSGADLTALVREAALNALRRNYEATQVTREDFEYALRKVPPSLTQEIVKFYEVWSSRTKQRLPHVLTHPYQI; this is translated from the coding sequence ATGATGTATAGCAAGAGTAGGGAAGTAATGGTGAGGGTTGCTGAAGCCAGCAAAAACGACGCTTTCAGGGGTAAGGTCAGGATACCTTCGAAGATCTTAAACTCTATAGGTGCTGAAGAGGGCGACGCTATAGAAATAATAGGCAGGAGGAGTACCGTAGCTATAGCGTGGCCGGCGTTACCGGAAGACGATGAGAAAGACATAATTAGGATGGACGGCATAATAAGAAAGAATGCTGGGGTAAGTATAGGCGATAGAGTCATTATTAGGCGAGTTGAGGTTAAGCCTGCCTTGTCTGTCAAGCTGGCTTTAACAGACTCTTCTAGCCAGATAAGTGGTGGAGAATCTACTCTTAAGATGATTAAGAGGAGGCTACTCAATTACGCACTCGTTGAGGGCGACTTAGTGCCGTTCCAGCTCTTAGGTTCAGTCATATTCTTGCAGGTCATATCTACTAGGCCTGCAGGACCTGTATTAGTTGATGAGTCTACTAGGCTGGTCTTAATAAACAAACCAGCACAGACTCTAAGGATGATGCGAGTCACGTACGAGGACGTCGGCGGCATGAAAGAAGTAGTAGAGAGAGTTAGGGAATTGATTGAGTTGCCTCTCAAACACCCTGAACTCTTCAGGAAGCTAGGTATAGAGCCTCCTAAGGGTGTCTTACTCTACGGACCCCCAGGTTGCGGCAAGACTTTATTAGCTAAAGCAGTAGCTACTGAGGCCGACGCTTACTTTATTGCTATTAATGGTCCTGAGATTATGAGTAAGTATTATGGTGAGTCTGAGCAGAGGTTGAGAGAGATTTTCGAGGAAGCTAGGAAAAACGCACCAGCAATAATATTCATAGACGAAATAGACTCAATAGCACCAAAAAGAGAAGAAGTAATAGGAGAAGTAGAAAAAAGAGTAGTAGCACAACTACTAACACTAATGGACGGGCTTGAGGGTAGGGGGGACGTCATAGTCATCGGAGCCACGAACAGGATAGAAGCAGTAGACCCAGCACTAAGAAGACCAGGAAGATTCGACAGAGAAATAGAAATACCCATGCCTAACAAGCAAGGAAGACTTGAAATACTCCAGATACACACCAGGAACGTGCCGCTAGCAGAGGACGCAAACCTAGCTAAACTCGCTGAGATAACTCACGGATTCACAGGAGCTGACTTAGCAGCTTTAGTTAAGGAAGCAGCACTAAACGCGATAAAAAGAGTCCTCAACGGCGTAAACATAGACGAAGACATACCCCCGGAAGTCTACAACAACTTAGTCGTGAATATGAATGACCTAATAAACGCTTTGAAGGCTGTTCATCCTAGCGGGCTCCGCGAGCTCTACGTCGAGGTCCCCGAGGTTAGGTGGTCTGACATAGGCGGCTTAGAAGACGTCAAGCAAGAACTTAGAGAAACTGTTGAGTGGCCCCTGAAAAACCCGGCATCATACGAGAGACTAGGTGTGGAGCCGCCTAGGGGTATTCTTCTTTATGGTCCTCCTGGTTGTGGTAAGACTTTACTTGCTAAAGCTGTTGCTACTGAGTCTGGAGCAAACTTCATAGCAATTAAAGGACCAGAAATACTAAGTAAATGGGTAGGAGAATCAGAAAAAGCAATAAGAGAAATATTCAGAAAAGCAAGACAAGTAGCACCAGCAATAATATTCTTCGACGAAATAGACTCAATAGCGCCTCTCAGAGGCTTCTCGGGAGACTCGTACGTTAGTGAGAGAGTAGTGAGTCAGTTACTGACTGAGATGGACTCTATCGAGAAAATAAAGAACGTCATAGTCATAGCAGCCACTAACAGACCTGACTTAGTTGACCCAGCTCTCTTAAGACCTGGGAGGCTAGATAAGCTGATATACGTCCCTCAACCAGATATTAAGGCTAGACTAGAGATACTCAAGGTCCTCACTAGGAGAACGCCTCTATCACCTGAAGTTAGCTTAGAAGAAATAGCTAAGAAAACTGAGGGATACTCAGGCGCTGACTTAACCGCTCTAGTTAGGGAAGCCGCGTTAAACGCCTTACGCAGAAATTACGAAGCTACTCAAGTAACCAGAGAAGACTTCGAGTACGCACTACGTAAGGTGCCTCCATCTCTTACACAGGAAATCGTTAAATTCTATGAAGTATGGTCTAGCAGAACTAAGCAGAGATTACCACATGTACTCACACACCCCTACCAAATATGA
- a CDS encoding zinc ribbon domain-containing protein, producing MRGKELVETLKMRALPESSDDYLTLLKFLKLYRNAVQLVVNSIWNLDEVPSIKTLHKMFYSELRGFGFRAHHVKQVYTYAKAVVKASKQNGGRKPLLRKLTARIDRYDYKLDLENRTLILKLHEDREIKLKLLTSTERIRKYEDWSNYEIAVKVVEDKVYVAVYFKKTVMLRKSRTVMTVDVNFDNVTLAVFTPSGRMVRLKRFETPLRKILTHRIWIERIQRRYPKSWKFIKGVREAIKKHGDRMRSIAWDYAHKLGDRVADIAVEHNSTIVLENLNKLKGRVNRGSSFNKKLSIWFYRRIQFTISYEALERGLLVSYVNPRKTSSTCPKCGSRLKNNGGRILRCSRCRFTGDRDVIACINLLYRYSRCGGLGVPPKAPKGDANPRPMRGNRNEAMKSTNINLYKS from the coding sequence ATGAGGGGTAAAGAGCTCGTCGAGACTCTTAAGATGAGAGCTCTCCCCGAGAGTAGCGATGATTACCTCACTCTACTCAAGTTCCTGAAGCTCTACCGTAATGCAGTTCAGCTAGTAGTAAATAGTATTTGGAATCTAGATGAAGTACCATCAATTAAAACTTTACACAAGATGTTCTACTCAGAGCTTAGAGGGTTTGGTTTTAGAGCACACCACGTTAAGCAGGTATATACCTACGCTAAAGCAGTGGTTAAAGCTAGCAAACAGAACGGTGGTAGAAAGCCTCTCCTCAGGAAATTAACAGCAAGAATAGATAGATACGACTACAAGCTAGACCTGGAGAATAGAACACTCATTCTGAAATTACATGAAGATAGGGAGATTAAGTTAAAACTACTAACATCTACAGAGAGAATAAGGAAGTATGAGGATTGGAGTAATTATGAAATAGCTGTGAAGGTTGTTGAAGATAAGGTCTACGTAGCAGTATACTTCAAGAAAACAGTTATGCTCAGGAAGTCTAGGACCGTAATGACTGTTGACGTTAATTTCGATAACGTTACTCTAGCAGTATTCACACCTAGTGGAAGGATGGTCAGGCTTAAACGCTTTGAAACACCTCTTAGGAAGATATTAACGCACAGGATATGGATTGAGAGGATTCAGAGAAGGTACCCGAAATCGTGGAAGTTCATTAAAGGAGTTAGAGAAGCTATCAAAAAACACGGTGATAGGATGAGGAGCATAGCCTGGGACTACGCTCACAAGCTGGGCGATAGAGTAGCGGATATAGCTGTTGAACACAACTCAACCATAGTTCTCGAAAATCTAAACAAACTTAAGGGTAGAGTTAACAGAGGTAGCTCATTTAACAAGAAGCTATCTATATGGTTCTATAGGAGAATACAGTTCACTATTAGCTATGAAGCTTTAGAGAGGGGGTTGTTAGTTAGCTACGTTAACCCTAGGAAAACATCATCAACATGTCCGAAATGTGGGAGCAGGTTAAAAAATAATGGTGGTAGAATACTAAGATGTAGTAGATGTAGATTCACAGGAGATAGAGACGTAATTGCATGCATAAACTTATTATACAGGTACTCAAGATGTGGGGGTCTAGGGGTACCCCCGAAAGCCCCTAAGGGTGATGCAAACCCAAGACCGATGCGGGGGAACAGAAATGAGGCAATGAAATCAACCAATATAAACTTATATAAGAGCTGA
- a CDS encoding DUF72 domain-containing protein — MIKVVVGCCGFPSSRREYYVSFEAVELQETFYNPPDPEKLKKLRDEAPEDFKFSMKAWQAVTHPPDSPTWRKSRFKPPNEVRDNYGYLKPTKENLEAWELIRKSAKVLRATYVILQTPPSFTYSTENLMNLKTFLELTREKDFRVGIELRGDWRNYSEELRRVLEDYETVTHVTDPFKWFPPVTKTASYYFRLHGIGPHEVNYKYKYSAEDLQKLKNMVRSLEGAREAYVMFNNVHMKEDALKFKELLQETSE, encoded by the coding sequence GTGATTAAAGTAGTAGTAGGTTGTTGCGGGTTTCCATCCTCAAGAAGAGAATACTACGTGAGTTTTGAAGCAGTAGAATTACAAGAAACCTTCTATAACCCGCCAGACCCGGAAAAACTGAAGAAGTTACGTGATGAAGCGCCTGAAGACTTCAAGTTTTCTATGAAGGCTTGGCAAGCAGTAACTCACCCTCCCGACTCCCCTACATGGCGTAAATCTAGGTTTAAGCCCCCTAACGAAGTCAGGGACAATTACGGCTACCTAAAACCGACTAAAGAAAATCTTGAAGCGTGGGAGTTAATAAGGAAATCTGCTAAAGTTTTAAGAGCTACGTACGTGATACTCCAGACACCCCCCTCATTCACTTACAGCACAGAAAATTTAATGAATCTTAAGACATTCTTAGAATTAACGCGAGAGAAAGACTTCAGAGTAGGCATAGAATTAAGAGGTGATTGGCGTAACTATTCAGAAGAACTAAGAAGAGTTCTTGAAGATTACGAGACGGTAACACATGTTACTGACCCTTTTAAGTGGTTCCCGCCAGTTACGAAGACTGCTAGCTACTACTTTAGACTACACGGTATAGGACCTCACGAAGTAAACTATAAGTACAAGTACTCCGCGGAGGACCTACAGAAACTCAAGAACATGGTAAGAAGTCTAGAAGGAGCTCGTGAAGCTTACGTGATGTTCAACAACGTTCATATGAAGGAAGACGCGCTCAAATTCAAAGAACTCCTTCAAGAGACTAGCGAGTAG
- a CDS encoding tripartite tricarboxylate transporter permease — MDPFSILLIIILSALSTLLYIFIGILPGTDETATMAPVLLTLLLAGVDPLLALVWFIASIAAFKMADSIPVALAGIPGGVMAVPQVPDAVTAKESGLADTILRKGIAASVVGQFVALITTLTVSYYLMPLGDWLRATDEILPNVKVARWFWILLAGLLILALTSKNKWLALLSIPSFALGIQGLRAVYGKPVYISFFLGITIGPMMFELLSMLHKELKKNYEKKGLKEVRLAKIGSIPLNPFKILSKEEAAQSTVWSAVTSVLATVMSPVGLTILIGDLLRESKKDRIKGSVLAYTVRDAIKNATYIGGTLIPLLVIGQPTGPMAAGPAMPFFQKLESLGMSARDYIVTNYDYMTIAVAVIAASAIAFLVAYPILVKYSRKITLAVFRRVPAEALYGLFIAIVIMLSYYDARLAGIFGTLVISLISGALWKLGVSLGVLFMTLVAAPTLVAILTGLPI, encoded by the coding sequence ATGGACCCGTTCTCAATACTTCTCATAATAATCCTATCAGCACTTTCTACTCTACTCTATATATTCATAGGGATACTTCCGGGAACTGACGAGACAGCTACTATGGCTCCCGTACTGCTCACGTTACTTCTCGCTGGAGTAGACCCCCTATTAGCTCTAGTATGGTTTATCGCGAGCATAGCTGCTTTCAAGATGGCTGACAGCATACCTGTCGCGCTAGCGGGAATACCCGGCGGTGTTATGGCAGTGCCTCAAGTCCCTGACGCGGTCACAGCTAAAGAGAGCGGCTTAGCCGACACGATATTGAGGAAAGGTATTGCAGCAAGTGTTGTGGGTCAATTCGTTGCCTTAATAACTACCTTAACAGTCTCTTACTACCTCATGCCCTTAGGTGACTGGCTGAGGGCAACTGACGAGATACTGCCTAACGTCAAAGTCGCTAGGTGGTTCTGGATACTACTTGCTGGACTATTAATACTTGCGTTAACTTCTAAGAATAAGTGGCTGGCTCTGCTATCTATACCTTCCTTCGCGTTAGGGATTCAAGGCCTTAGAGCAGTCTACGGCAAGCCTGTCTACATAAGTTTCTTCCTTGGAATAACTATAGGTCCGATGATGTTTGAACTCTTGTCAATGCTTCATAAAGAACTCAAGAAAAACTATGAGAAGAAAGGACTTAAGGAAGTGAGACTAGCTAAGATAGGTAGCATACCACTCAACCCATTCAAAATACTAAGTAAGGAGGAGGCAGCTCAAAGCACTGTCTGGTCAGCCGTAACCTCAGTCCTCGCGACAGTCATGTCGCCCGTAGGCCTGACGATACTCATAGGAGACTTACTAAGAGAGAGCAAGAAAGACAGGATTAAAGGCTCAGTACTCGCTTACACAGTGAGAGACGCGATAAAGAACGCCACGTACATAGGCGGCACACTAATACCCTTGCTAGTCATAGGACAGCCAACAGGACCTATGGCTGCCGGACCGGCCATGCCGTTCTTCCAGAAGCTAGAGAGTCTAGGTATGAGCGCTAGAGACTATATAGTCACGAACTACGACTACATGACTATAGCTGTAGCAGTGATAGCGGCATCAGCGATAGCCTTCCTAGTAGCTTACCCGATACTCGTGAAGTACTCGAGAAAAATAACCTTAGCAGTCTTCAGGAGAGTCCCTGCAGAAGCTCTTTACGGACTCTTCATAGCGATAGTAATAATGTTATCTTACTACGACGCCAGACTAGCAGGAATTTTCGGGACGCTCGTAATAAGCTTAATTTCAGGAGCTTTATGGAAGTTAGGAGTCTCGCTGGGAGTACTCTTCATGACGCTCGTAGCAGCACCAACACTAGTAGCTATACTAACAGGACTACCAATATAG
- a CDS encoding elongation factor 1-beta, with translation MGKVIVSLRVNPESDEVDLDKLMSEIKSKLPSYYEILRHEKEYVAFGLYALRLYIAMPENFEGGTDELERSLTEMSGVSSIDIDFVTRTDAL, from the coding sequence TTGGGTAAGGTCATAGTATCCCTGCGTGTAAATCCTGAGAGTGATGAGGTAGACTTAGATAAGTTAATGAGTGAGATTAAGTCTAAGTTGCCATCATACTACGAGATCTTGAGGCATGAGAAAGAGTACGTAGCCTTCGGACTCTACGCATTGAGACTCTACATCGCAATGCCAGAAAACTTTGAAGGAGGAACTGACGAGCTAGAGAGGAGTCTCACCGAAATGAGCGGGGTCTCCTCCATAGACATAGACTTCGTGACAAGAACAGACGCCTTATAA
- a CDS encoding zinc finger domain-containing protein, protein MAQVSEFKSRGPVIVEAATPPICSSCGKLISPSEKATRFVCPSCGVVVIWRCSKCRELSNPYKCPNCWFEGP, encoded by the coding sequence ATGGCGCAAGTAAGCGAGTTTAAGAGTAGAGGCCCTGTAATAGTAGAGGCTGCTACACCACCTATCTGTAGTAGTTGCGGTAAGCTAATATCCCCAAGTGAGAAAGCTACTAGGTTTGTGTGTCCTAGCTGCGGCGTAGTAGTTATTTGGAGATGTAGTAAGTGTAGAGAGCTCTCAAACCCGTATAAATGCCCTAACTGCTGGTTTGAGGGGCCTTGA